From Cecembia calidifontis, one genomic window encodes:
- a CDS encoding T9SS type A sorting domain-containing protein, with protein MKGFNLIKLYLNLLKVFFMINFCMVFIFTSFAQNGVIISGPTEVCPNNTSPIPGGPSGHHYSAEFRQFGSVVNCFMWQWWVIDDGFAIAGGNGNSFNYNFLDVGQYTVQFTGSGCSIFGTVTGTINVNSSVKMPNPITGPNLICSPGQTLSFESYPGLDMSDPACVYHYEYYWTAPAGWSINGGGDTFFGHGNTAEITPPANTPNGTYNISIQATIPKPQSTAPPPNNSFLSDPRNYSITIGPFNSSVVQVQGAVQICNGNAYTYTANVPQGHQSNYSYSWTYPSGWIVQNTSQNTIRLFVPSNNNSYGPVRVSVNNGCGPSQLTGITTFPGMNCNFMMAENFKIYPNPSDGELNVEYDWSDVIKSDIEFKDLKAENLPEFLIEIFDIDQKIVKEEISKSGKIRMETYNFKPGTYFLHIHFGNEILRKQIKIN; from the coding sequence ATGAAAGGGTTCAACCTTATAAAGTTATATCTTAACCTTTTAAAGGTATTTTTTATGATTAACTTTTGTATGGTTTTTATTTTTACTTCATTTGCTCAAAACGGTGTTATTATTAGTGGTCCGACTGAAGTTTGCCCCAACAATACCTCACCTATTCCCGGTGGTCCAAGTGGACACCATTACAGTGCTGAATTTCGACAGTTTGGGTCTGTGGTTAATTGTTTTATGTGGCAATGGTGGGTTATAGATGATGGATTTGCTATTGCTGGTGGTAATGGTAATAGTTTTAATTATAATTTCTTAGATGTTGGCCAATACACAGTACAATTCACTGGTTCAGGCTGTAGTATATTTGGAACTGTTACTGGAACAATTAATGTTAATTCTTCAGTTAAAATGCCAAATCCAATAACAGGCCCAAATTTAATTTGCAGCCCTGGCCAAACTTTGTCATTTGAAAGCTATCCTGGACTTGACATGAGTGACCCAGCTTGTGTTTACCATTATGAGTACTATTGGACTGCGCCAGCCGGTTGGAGCATTAACGGAGGTGGAGATACATTTTTTGGACATGGTAATACGGCAGAAATTACTCCTCCGGCAAATACTCCAAACGGCACCTATAACATTTCAATCCAAGCAACTATACCCAAACCCCAAAGTACAGCACCTCCTCCTAATAATTCATTTCTTAGTGACCCAAGAAACTATAGTATCACAATTGGCCCGTTTAATTCCTCGGTAGTTCAGGTACAAGGTGCAGTTCAGATATGTAATGGTAATGCTTATACTTACACAGCTAACGTTCCACAGGGACACCAAAGTAATTATTCATACAGTTGGACTTATCCTTCGGGGTGGATAGTTCAAAACACCTCCCAGAATACGATTCGACTTTTTGTTCCATCAAATAACAATTCTTACGGTCCTGTACGGGTATCAGTAAATAACGGGTGTGGTCCTTCCCAATTGACAGGAATCACAACTTTCCCTGGTATGAACTGCAACTTTATGATGGCGGAGAATTTCAAAATATATCCCAATCCTTCGGATGGAGAATTAAATGTGGAATATGACTGGTCTGATGTAATTAAATCAGACATTGAATTCAAGGATTTAAAAGCTGAAAATTTACCTGAGTTTTTAATAGAAATTTTTGACATAGACCAAAAAATAGTAAAAGAAGAAATTTCCAAATCAGGAAAAATCCGAATGGAAACATATAATTTTAAACCAGGCACCTATTTTCTTCATATTCACTTTGGCAATGAAATTTTAAGAAAACAGATTAAAATAAACTAA
- a CDS encoding T9SS type A sorting domain-containing protein, translated as MKGFYLIKLQLNLLKVFFMINFCMVFIFTSFAQNGVIISGPTEVCPNNTSPIPGGPSGHHYSAEFRQFGSVVNCSWWQWWVIDDGFVIAGGQGNNFNYNFLDVGQYTVQFTASGCGLNGPTNFTKTININVSVKMPNPITGPNLICSPGQTLSFESYPGLDMSDPACVYHYEYYWTAPAGWSINGGGDTFFGHGNTAEITPPANTPNGTYNISIQATIPKPQSTAPPPNNSFLSEPRNYSITIGPFNSSVVQVQGAVQICNGNAYTYTANVPQGHQNNYSYSWAYPSGWIVQNTSQNTIRLFVPSNNNSYGPVRVSVNNGCGPSQLTGITTFPGMNCNFMMAENFKIYPNPSDGELNVEYDWSNVIKSDIEFKDLKAENLPEFLIEIFDIDQKIVKEEISKSGKIRMETYNFKSGTYFLHIHFGNEILRKQIKIK; from the coding sequence ATGAAAGGCTTTTACCTTATAAAGTTACAACTTAACCTTTTAAAGGTATTTTTTATGATTAACTTTTGTATGGTTTTTATTTTTACTTCATTTGCTCAAAACGGTGTTATTATTAGTGGCCCGACTGAAGTTTGCCCCAACAATACCTCACCTATTCCCGGTGGTCCAAGTGGACACCATTACAGTGCTGAATTTCGACAGTTTGGGTCTGTGGTTAATTGTAGTTGGTGGCAATGGTGGGTTATTGATGATGGATTTGTTATAGCGGGAGGCCAAGGAAATAATTTTAATTATAATTTCTTAGATGTTGGTCAATACACAGTCCAATTTACCGCAAGTGGTTGTGGCCTAAATGGTCCAACTAATTTTACAAAAACTATTAACATCAACGTTTCAGTTAAAATGCCAAATCCAATAACAGGCCCAAATTTAATTTGCAGCCCTGGCCAAACTTTGTCATTTGAAAGCTATCCTGGACTTGACATGAGTGACCCAGCTTGTGTTTACCATTATGAGTACTATTGGACTGCGCCAGCCGGTTGGAGCATTAATGGAGGTGGAGATACATTTTTTGGACATGGTAATACAGCAGAAATTACTCCTCCGGCAAATACTCCAAACGGCACCTATAATATTTCAATCCAAGCAACTATACCCAAACCCCAAAGTACAGCACCTCCTCCTAATAATTCATTTCTTAGTGAGCCAAGAAACTATAGTATAACAATTGGCCCGTTTAATTCCTCGGTAGTTCAGGTACAAGGTGCAGTTCAGATATGTAATGGCAATGCTTATACTTACACAGCTAACGTTCCACAGGGACACCAAAATAATTATTCATACAGTTGGGCTTATCCTTCGGGATGGATAGTTCAAAACACCTCCCAGAATACGATTCGACTTTTTGTTCCATCAAATAACAATTCTTATGGCCCTGTACGGGTATCAGTAAATAATGGGTGTGGTCCTTCCCAATTGACAGGAATCACAACTTTCCCTGGTATGAACTGCAACTTTATGATGGCGGAGAATTTCAAAATATATCCCAATCCTTCGGATGGAGAATTAAATGTGGAATATGACTGGTCTAATGTAATTAAATCAGACATTGAATTCAAGGATTTAAAAGCTGAAAATTTACCTGAGTTTTTAATAGAAATTTTTGACATAGACCAAAAAATAGTAAAAGAAGAAATTTCCAAATCAGGAAAAATCCGAATGGAAACATATAATTTTAAATCAGGCACCTATTTTCTTCATATTCACTTTGGCAATGAAATTTTAAGAAAACAGATCAAGATAAAGTAA
- a CDS encoding IS982 family transposase, with protein MKSLNLSVFDISGNLSRPGPMPEFSDLEVIALSLTAEYMSCDSENWLFNKIRSDYSTSFPNIIDRSRYNRRKKALFGVIDLVRRRLSERFLEFEDYFIIDSMPLEVCKLSREKRSKICSEAYETSPEKGYCASQKMYFFGYKIQGVCSVNGVFQSIELTKANVYDPTFLQEINSQLSDCVLIGNKGYLSSSIQLELFHTADIRLETPIRSNQKNHFKQPWIFRKARKRLETLYSQLCDQFLIRRNYAKTFNGFRKRILVKITALTLIQFIDKFEFNRPINNLKVAII; from the coding sequence ATCAAATCTCTCAATTTATCTGTTTTTGACATTTCCGGCAATCTTTCCAGACCAGGACCAATGCCTGAATTCTCTGATTTAGAAGTAATTGCGTTAAGCCTGACTGCTGAATACATGTCTTGTGACAGTGAAAACTGGCTTTTCAATAAGATCAGGTCTGATTATTCAACTTCTTTTCCAAACATCATTGACAGATCAAGGTACAACAGAAGGAAAAAGGCCCTTTTCGGAGTTATTGATCTTGTCAGGAGAAGGCTTTCAGAACGGTTTCTGGAATTCGAGGATTACTTTATCATTGACTCAATGCCCTTGGAAGTATGTAAACTCTCGAGAGAAAAACGTTCCAAAATCTGTTCAGAAGCCTATGAGACATCTCCTGAAAAAGGTTACTGTGCCTCCCAGAAAATGTACTTTTTTGGCTATAAGATACAGGGAGTATGCTCAGTGAACGGTGTTTTCCAGTCTATCGAGCTCACCAAAGCCAATGTCTATGATCCGACATTCCTTCAGGAAATTAACTCCCAACTATCTGATTGTGTGCTCATTGGTAACAAAGGCTATTTGTCTTCATCTATTCAGCTTGAACTTTTCCATACAGCAGATATTAGGCTTGAGACTCCCATTAGGTCAAACCAAAAGAACCATTTCAAACAGCCTTGGATATTCAGGAAGGCAAGGAAAAGATTGGAAACTCTTTATTCACAGCTATGTGACCAGTTCTTGATCAGAAGGAATTATGCCAAAACATTCAATGGATTCAGAAAAAGAATTCTTGTCAAAATAACAGCACTTACCCTCATACAGTTTATCGATAAATTTGAATTCAACCGACCAATAAATAACTTAAAGGTTGCAATTATTTAA
- the pheT gene encoding phenylalanine--tRNA ligase subunit beta codes for MKISVNRLKDFIHFEESPKEIAALLTGSGLEVEGIEIFESIQGGLDGVVIGEVLTCERHPNADKLSVTTVDIGDQVVPIVCGAPNVAKGQKVVVAKEGCTLYPISGEPFEIKKAKIRGEMSQGMICAEDEIGIGESHAGIMVLDTDLPNGTPASEYFEVVRDHVLEIGLTPNRADAASHLGVARDLKALLKREICIPSVEGFKSDNNSRVIPVTVEDAADCPRYAGLTISNVKVGPSPEWLQNYLKALDLEPINNIVDITNFILHDLGQPLHAFDADKISGGKIFVKKLPKDTTFVTLDEKERKLSGEELMICDEKGGLCIAGIFGGKDSGVSDETTSIFLESAYFSPDVIRKGSQFHGLKTDASFRFERGTDPNMPVYALKRAAMLIQEIAGGEISSDIIDVYPHPVKDREIEVSFANIKRLIGKELPKELIKEILENLEIQCLEETATHLKVSVKPYRVDVEREADVIEEILRIYGFDNVELSENLKADYLAEHPIKDFNKIQYRLSELLSSLGYYEIITNSLTKPVYTEKSGYLDPGQNVEIYNKLSEDLGVMRQTLLFSGLEVLAYNINRRQKDLKLFEFGTVYSKTQEGYQEGKRLALFLTGDTGAESWRQVSKAVSFPDLFAVVELILEKLGIDNPDVEIVHSAPFDYALKLSMGTKELGQIGLLQEEITKLAEVRQEVLYAELDWDLLMKKAKGLKKYVEISKFPEVRRDLSLVIDKSVSFDQIKKVAIKAGGKLLQRIGVFDVYQGDKIEAGKKAYALSFYLQDTEQTLTDKVIDKTMGRLIQSFENEVGAFIRK; via the coding sequence ATGAAGATATCCGTCAATAGATTAAAGGATTTTATCCATTTTGAAGAATCACCCAAAGAGATAGCAGCCCTTTTGACAGGGAGTGGATTGGAGGTCGAAGGCATCGAAATTTTTGAATCCATCCAAGGCGGTTTGGATGGGGTAGTGATAGGAGAGGTGCTGACCTGTGAAAGGCATCCCAATGCGGATAAACTCAGCGTCACTACAGTGGATATTGGAGACCAGGTAGTTCCGATCGTATGTGGAGCTCCCAATGTAGCCAAAGGCCAGAAAGTGGTGGTGGCCAAAGAAGGCTGTACCTTATATCCCATTTCAGGTGAACCTTTCGAAATCAAGAAAGCAAAAATCCGTGGAGAAATGTCCCAGGGAATGATCTGTGCAGAGGATGAAATCGGTATAGGTGAAAGCCATGCCGGTATCATGGTTTTGGATACGGATCTTCCTAATGGTACGCCGGCGTCTGAATATTTTGAGGTAGTCCGAGATCATGTACTGGAAATCGGTCTGACGCCCAACAGGGCCGATGCAGCTTCCCATTTGGGTGTGGCCCGTGATCTGAAAGCACTTTTAAAAAGGGAAATCTGTATCCCATCTGTGGAAGGGTTCAAATCGGACAATAATTCAAGGGTAATTCCTGTGACTGTGGAGGATGCCGCAGATTGCCCAAGATATGCGGGGTTGACCATTTCCAATGTGAAAGTCGGCCCTTCTCCGGAATGGTTGCAAAACTACCTTAAGGCTTTGGATCTGGAGCCGATCAACAATATCGTCGATATTACCAATTTTATTCTCCATGATTTGGGACAGCCCTTACATGCTTTTGATGCTGACAAGATCAGTGGAGGGAAAATCTTTGTAAAAAAACTTCCCAAAGACACAACCTTTGTCACTTTGGATGAAAAAGAGCGAAAGCTTTCGGGGGAAGAACTGATGATCTGTGATGAAAAAGGCGGGCTTTGTATAGCAGGTATTTTCGGGGGAAAAGACTCCGGTGTATCTGATGAAACCACTTCTATTTTCCTCGAATCAGCTTATTTCTCTCCCGATGTAATCCGAAAGGGTTCGCAGTTTCATGGGCTTAAAACCGATGCTTCTTTCCGTTTTGAAAGGGGAACAGATCCCAATATGCCGGTATATGCTCTGAAAAGAGCGGCGATGTTGATCCAGGAAATTGCAGGAGGGGAGATTTCTTCCGATATCATTGATGTTTATCCCCATCCTGTTAAGGATCGCGAGATTGAAGTGAGTTTTGCCAATATCAAGAGATTGATCGGTAAAGAACTGCCCAAAGAACTGATCAAGGAAATACTGGAAAACCTTGAGATCCAATGTTTGGAGGAAACAGCAACACATCTGAAAGTATCCGTGAAGCCTTACCGGGTGGATGTGGAGAGAGAGGCGGATGTGATTGAGGAGATTTTGAGGATCTACGGATTTGACAATGTGGAACTTTCCGAAAATCTAAAGGCCGATTATCTGGCCGAGCATCCTATTAAGGACTTCAACAAAATCCAATACAGGTTGAGCGAATTGCTGTCCTCTTTGGGTTACTATGAAATCATCACCAATTCCCTGACCAAGCCGGTTTATACCGAAAAATCCGGATACTTGGATCCGGGGCAAAACGTGGAGATTTACAATAAACTTTCTGAAGATCTTGGTGTGATGCGCCAGACCCTCTTGTTTTCCGGATTGGAGGTTTTGGCCTACAATATCAACCGAAGACAAAAAGACCTTAAATTGTTCGAGTTCGGGACTGTTTATTCCAAAACTCAGGAAGGATATCAGGAAGGAAAACGATTGGCTTTGTTTTTGACGGGTGATACCGGGGCAGAAAGCTGGAGGCAAGTTTCCAAGGCGGTGTCCTTCCCGGATCTGTTTGCCGTGGTCGAACTGATTTTGGAAAAATTGGGGATCGACAATCCAGATGTGGAAATTGTACATTCAGCCCCATTTGATTATGCCTTGAAGTTAAGCATGGGCACCAAAGAACTTGGTCAAATTGGTTTGCTTCAAGAAGAAATTACCAAGTTGGCAGAGGTAAGGCAAGAAGTGCTTTATGCTGAGTTGGATTGGGATTTGCTGATGAAAAAGGCAAAAGGCTTGAAAAAGTACGTGGAAATTTCCAAATTCCCGGAAGTAAGAAGAGATCTGTCATTGGTAATTGACAAGTCGGTATCATTTGATCAGATCAAAAAAGTAGCCATCAAAGCTGGAGGAAAGCTATTGCAGCGTATCGGGGTATTTGATGTGTATCAGGGGGACAAAATCGAAGCAGGGAAAAAGGCCTATGCTTTGAGTTTTTACCTGCAGGATACTGAGCAGACCTTGACAGACAAAGTGATCGATAAGACCATGGGCAGATTAATCCAAAGCTTTGAAAACGAAGTAGGGGCATTTATCAGAAAATAA
- a CDS encoding cell division protein ZapA, which translates to METLSIRLKIGDREYPMKVKTEDEAKIRHAGKLINEKIKRYKEEFGLDDKQDLLAMVAFDCMIESMEQDKINAEDSELVRSKVMQINEQLISLL; encoded by the coding sequence ATGGAAACACTTTCTATAAGGTTAAAAATCGGCGACAGGGAATATCCCATGAAGGTGAAGACTGAGGATGAAGCCAAAATCAGACATGCAGGCAAATTGATTAATGAAAAAATCAAAAGATATAAAGAGGAGTTTGGTTTGGATGACAAGCAGGACTTATTGGCTATGGTAGCCTTCGATTGTATGATCGAGTCCATGGAACAGGATAAAATCAACGCAGAAGACAGCGAATTGGTCCGTTCTAAGGTCATGCAGATCAATGAACAGCTCATTTCACTTTTATAA
- the rny gene encoding ribonuclease Y, with product MGDSLYIIISGVIGLGIGAFLASLFIKNNSKKIEADAKEKAKSIIREAEINAEALKKDRILEAREKYLRLKSEFEEEVNKKKNIIITNENKIKQREQALSKEIEIIKRKEAELDSKKENLNAQLHAVQVKKEELDKITNQRISDLEKIAGLTKEEAKEQLVEMLKDEATTKASSQIKDILDQAKLTATKQAKKIVLDTIQRTATEHAIENCVSVFNIESDDIKGKIIGREGRNIRALEAATGVEIIVDDTPEAIIISGFDPVRREIARLSLHRLVQDGRIHPARIEEVVAKTEKNIEEEIVEIGERTCIDLGIHGLHPELIKMVGRMRFRSSYGQNLLQHSREVAKLCATMAAELGLNAKLAKRAGLLHDIGKVWPEEAELPHAILGMELAKKYKEHPEVVNAIGAHHDEIEMTSMISPIIQACDAISGSRPGARREIMDSYIKRLKELEDLALSFDGVNKCFAMQAGRELRVLVDADNVDDQTASKLSFDISQKIEKEMQYPGQIKITVIREMRAVNYAK from the coding sequence ATGGGAGATTCATTGTACATTATTATTTCAGGTGTAATAGGCCTAGGAATAGGGGCCTTTTTAGCCAGCCTGTTTATCAAAAATAACAGTAAAAAAATTGAGGCTGATGCCAAAGAGAAAGCCAAAAGCATCATCCGTGAAGCAGAGATCAATGCTGAGGCATTGAAGAAAGACAGGATACTGGAAGCCAGGGAAAAGTACCTGAGATTGAAATCCGAGTTTGAGGAGGAGGTAAACAAGAAGAAGAACATCATCATTACCAACGAAAACAAAATCAAACAAAGGGAACAGGCACTTTCCAAGGAAATCGAAATTATCAAAAGAAAAGAGGCTGAGCTGGACAGTAAAAAAGAAAACCTCAATGCCCAGCTTCATGCCGTACAGGTGAAAAAAGAAGAACTGGATAAAATAACCAATCAGCGTATATCAGATCTTGAAAAGATTGCCGGTCTAACCAAGGAAGAAGCCAAGGAACAATTGGTGGAAATGCTGAAAGATGAAGCTACGACCAAGGCTTCTTCGCAGATCAAAGACATATTGGACCAAGCCAAGCTTACTGCCACCAAGCAGGCAAAAAAGATCGTATTGGACACCATACAGAGGACAGCTACTGAGCATGCCATAGAGAACTGTGTGTCGGTCTTCAACATCGAGTCGGATGATATCAAAGGGAAAATTATCGGTAGGGAAGGAAGGAATATCCGTGCTTTAGAGGCGGCTACCGGAGTGGAAATCATTGTGGACGATACACCCGAGGCGATTATCATTTCCGGTTTTGACCCGGTGAGGAGGGAAATCGCTAGATTGTCTCTTCATAGGCTGGTGCAGGATGGAAGGATTCACCCGGCCAGGATTGAAGAGGTAGTAGCAAAGACCGAGAAGAATATTGAAGAGGAAATCGTGGAAATCGGAGAGAGGACCTGTATTGATCTTGGTATTCACGGCCTTCATCCTGAACTGATAAAAATGGTAGGAAGGATGAGGTTCAGGTCTTCTTATGGTCAGAATTTGTTGCAGCACTCCCGGGAAGTTGCAAAACTTTGTGCTACTATGGCGGCAGAGTTAGGGCTGAATGCAAAATTGGCCAAAAGGGCGGGATTGCTTCATGACATCGGTAAGGTATGGCCTGAAGAGGCGGAATTACCGCATGCGATTTTGGGTATGGAGCTTGCCAAAAAGTACAAAGAGCATCCTGAAGTGGTAAATGCTATTGGCGCCCACCATGATGAAATTGAAATGACTTCCATGATTTCGCCCATCATACAGGCCTGTGATGCCATTTCAGGCTCCAGACCTGGTGCCAGAAGGGAGATTATGGACAGCTATATCAAGCGTCTTAAAGAGCTGGAAGACCTTGCCCTGAGTTTTGATGGAGTAAATAAATGCTTTGCCATGCAGGCCGGTAGAGAGTTGAGGGTGCTGGTAGATGCAGACAATGTAGATGATCAGACTGCCAGCAAATTGTCTTTTGATATTTCACAAAAAATAGAGAAAGAAATGCAATACCCTGGACAGATCAAAATCACCGTGATCAGGGAAATGAGGGCGGTGAATTACGCCAAGTAA
- a CDS encoding zinc-dependent peptidase, giving the protein MFKLFKSFPGLIQEIRLLFGIRPLEKEDVAVLERFFPYFQNLNAKHKDEFKDRLAYFIASKKFIPRGELREISREMKLLVGATAVMVTFGFRNLKLKNFSKILLYPDNYYSTINKTYHQGEVNPRLGIIVISWKSFVEGFLVPNNGINLGIHEMAHALKLENQIQNEESNFFNSGAWQQYEKLAKNEILKIKRNEDSIFRPSASKNIHEFFAVSLESFFEIPQQFKAYHPELYKSLVYLLQQDPLVLAK; this is encoded by the coding sequence ATGTTTAAGCTTTTTAAATCCTTTCCAGGACTTATTCAAGAGATCAGGCTACTCTTTGGCATAAGGCCTCTTGAAAAAGAAGATGTTGCGGTGTTGGAACGTTTTTTTCCTTATTTCCAAAACCTGAATGCCAAGCATAAAGATGAATTTAAGGACAGGCTGGCTTATTTTATAGCCTCTAAAAAATTTATCCCAAGAGGTGAGTTAAGGGAAATCAGCAGAGAAATGAAACTGCTGGTTGGGGCTACTGCAGTGATGGTTACTTTTGGATTCAGGAATCTCAAACTAAAAAACTTCTCAAAAATCCTTTTATATCCGGACAATTACTATTCTACCATCAACAAAACCTATCATCAAGGGGAGGTCAATCCCAGATTGGGCATTATTGTGATTTCATGGAAAAGCTTTGTGGAAGGGTTTTTGGTGCCCAACAATGGGATTAATTTAGGTATCCATGAGATGGCCCATGCCCTTAAATTGGAAAATCAGATCCAAAACGAGGAAAGCAATTTTTTCAATTCAGGTGCATGGCAGCAATATGAAAAGTTGGCAAAAAATGAAATACTTAAGATAAAGCGAAATGAGGACTCAATTTTCCGTCCATCAGCTTCAAAAAACATCCATGAGTTTTTTGCCGTTTCCTTAGAGTCTTTTTTTGAGATCCCGCAACAATTCAAGGCGTATCATCCGGAACTCTACAAAAGTTTGGTTTACCTCTTGCAACAGGATCCTTTGGTGTTGGCCAAATAA